Below is a genomic region from Campylobacter showae CSUNSWCD.
AGATTTGTAATGAAAGAATAGACGGTAAGGTAATTCCGATGTTGGATAAGCCTATGATTATCAGAACGGCTTGTAAATGTGATAGAGATAGAGCTGAACAAGAAAAAACTGTTAAAACAAGATAGGTTGAGACAAAGCTGCTTTATATCCAAAAATCAAATAGCCTACACCTTTAAAAATGCCGATGAAGATACAGATAAGGAAATCATCAAAAAAGCAAAGAACTATGTAAAACATTTTGAAGAAATGAGAAAAGATAATGTTGGACTGTTACTTTACGGAAATGTAGGAAGTGGCAAGACCTATGTAGCTTGTGCTATTGCCAACGCTATAATTACAGAATATAGCCATACAGTAAAAATGAGGAACTTTGCACAGATATTAAACGACTTACAAAAAGGCGGCTTTAATCTTGATAGAAACGAATATATCGAATAGATAACAAGCCCTACCCTACTAATTCTTGATGATTTTGGAATAGAGAGAAATACAGAATATGCCTTAGAGCAAATTTACAATGTAATCAATGCAAGATACCTAAAGGCAAGACCAACCATTATAACTACTAACCTTAATTTCAAAGATATAGAAAAAGAACAGGAAGATATAATGCTTGGCAGGATTTATTCAAGGATAATCGAGATGTGTTTACCTCTTAGGATAACGGGACTTGATAGAAGAAAAATACAGAGCAAAGAAAAGCTGAAGAAAGCACAAAACTTAATAGATGAATGAGAGCGATTGGAAAAGTAAAAAATTCTAATCGCTTTTTAATTGCAAGAAAAGGAATGATGATATGCAAAAAAATAATACAGAAACAAAAACAATAAAGAAGATTGGAAAAACTACCTATGAAGTTGTTGTACATTTTAATAAAAATACTACTGAAACAATGCAAGACAAATTGAAACGCATAATGCTTAGAGAAATTGAGAGTGAAAAACATCAAAAAAATGATAAAAATGATTAGAAAGTCCTTGACAAGTTGTTACAGGTTTGGCTCGCTAATCTTTTCTTTGGTCTTTTGGTTAAAAATATCACTAAAATTTGCAGACCTGCCTTGTTTGTGCTGTTGCTTAGTGTATGAATTTATATTGGTGCTTAAGATGCTAATATCATTCGTGGTTTGCCTCCTAGCTTCTTGCTTTTTAAGTTTTAATTAAAGTAACCATAAAATAATTGACTATCCAAATTTATCAGTCAAAATAAACAAGTGACAAATATGCCAATCACAAAAATTACAAAAATTTACTTTTACTAAGTCATTCTTTGGTGGGACTGATTTAATTCCAGTATGCGCCAAAATTCAATTCAGATATTAGGGCGAGCATACTCTATGTAGCTACAAAATGTTACCATTTGCATCTCCATAGAGGCTCGCAAGGATAGCTTGCCGCTCCCTTGACCCACGCTTAAAAAATATTTTCTTTATTAAAGTGGCCATGCAAGATAGGCTTTTTTTAATAAAAGCTTAAGTTGATTAAAGGCAGCCATAAGAACAAAAATAATTAGACTAAATTATTTTTTATGATCTACAAAATATATTTTAGTATATTTTTAAAATGGCAACGTAACAAATAATGTTTGGAAGTAATAAATGAGATGATTATGTAATAAACTTAGTAGAGTCTCTACGTTTAAAACATATCTAGACTTTGAGTTTTTTCCTTGCATACATCACCCACATGGTGATATATGCTGGCTTTTTGGGAGTATTCACGCTCCTCTATAAATTCTCTACATATTCTTGTAGCATCTTGTGCTCTATCTGTAAGCTCTCGTATTCTTCTCTCAAATTTTGGAATTTTTCTTCTAAATTTTCTAATTTTTCTTCCAAGCAAGATATTGAACTCTCGTACATATCTCTTTGTTGCTGCAAAGATTCCGTTAAGGCGTCGTTGCAATCTTTGTTCAAGCTCTTGACTTTCTTTGTTAGCTCTGTCACATTTGTCTGTAATATCGCGAGCTTCTTCTCGCAGTCTTGTTGCAAATTCATTGTTTCTAATTCGTGCTTGCTCCTTTCGTCTTCGATCGTCTTCGTCAAGCGCTCGTTCTCTTCTAGCAATGCTTTCTCTAATGCTGTCATCCTCTACTCCATTTTCATTAATATAAATTTCCTGCTCTCGTTCTCTATTATCTCTTTGTCTTTTGGAATCGATATGTAATACTCCCTCTGGGTCTTGTCCGCAGTAGGTTGGCTGTATCTCCATTGTTTTGGTATCGTCCAAGCTACTTCTTCCTTTAATATCATTGCGTGCACTACCCAGCCAATTGCTATTCCCAAAATTAGTGCGGTAGCCGCTGATAGCGAGATTATCACCGATCTGTCCTTGTGATGCAAGGATATTGTTTTTTGAAGTTCTTTCGACATATCTTTCTTGATTAAATCTATCTCTTTTAGCAATAAGCTCCTCAAGTTTTCGCCTATTTTCTCTGCACTCTGCTTGTGTATTTCTATCATGGAATTCTCTAATTCTTCTGCTTGAGCTTTGGCTGAGTTCTCCAAGTCTTTGAGCACTGGTGAAGTCTGCATCGTATATTCCTCCTTTTAGACGATTTTTTGTTTTTTTAGTAGGCAGTATGATCGTTATGCCTTTTTTGTTGATCCTGGTTATTTCGATACCATTTTGTTTAAGAAGTTCAATCATGTGGTCTCTATTTTTAATATAGCCTTGCTTAACCAGATCGTGCAACTTTTGGTCTAGCTCTTCTAAATTTTTATAATGATTGATGTTTTTCTTGCTAGACAATATAGTTTGCTCTTTTGCTGGATCATCTGGACTTGATAGTCCATACTCATCGTTAATGATCTTTTTGATTAGATCTATTCTCGTTTGATCATATTTGGCAAAATAAGGATTAAATGACCTGTCTGTTTCAAGATCTATCTTAGGGATAAGGAAATTTAACTCAAGCCGTCCATCCTTGTCTGAGTGTTCTACCCATAATACATTTGTACGTTCAAGCATATATTCACCCAAAAGAGCATATTCAAAATCCTTAATAATTTTTAGTTTTTGCTCTTCAGTTAAAAAGTCATGCCTCTCTTCAAATGATAAAACACCAAAACAGGTCTTTTGTTTATAGGTGATGCCTTTTATAATAGCTCTAGTTAAATTTTCATCACCTTTTATAACTCTTGCTGTTCCAGCAGCTTTTCTCTCATTTAAAAGATAATTTATGCTCCCAAGGCCACCACCAGTATAAGTACGAAGAAATTTAACTAGCATCACTAGTGCCTTTATTTGTATTGATACAAGGCGAATCAAGAAA
It encodes:
- a CDS encoding ATP-binding protein — protein: MTSPTLLILDDFGIERNTEYALEQIYNVINARYLKARPTIITTNLNFKDIEKEQEDIMLGRIYSRIIEMCLPLRITGLDRRKIQSKEKLKKAQNLIDE
- a CDS encoding ATP-binding protein, translated to MIEIELNKKKLLKQDRLRQSCFISKNQIAYTFKNADEDTDKEIIKKAKNYVKHFEEMRKDNVGLLLYGNVGSGKTYVACAIANAIITEYSHTVKMRNFAQILNDLQKGGFNLDRNEYIE
- a CDS encoding relaxase/mobilization nuclease domain-containing protein, translating into MLVKFLRTYTGGGLGSINYLLNERKAAGTARVIKGDENLTRAIIKGITYKQKTCFGVLSFEERHDFLTEEQKLKIIKDFEYALLGEYMLERTNVLWVEHSDKDGRLELNFLIPKIDLETDRSFNPYFAKYDQTRIDLIKKIINDEYGLSSPDDPAKEQTILSSKKNINHYKNLEELDQKLHDLVKQGYIKNRDHMIELLKQNGIEITRINKKGITIILPTKKTKNRLKGGIYDADFTSAQRLGELSQSSSRRIREFHDRNTQAECRENRRKLEELIAKRDRFNQERYVERTSKNNILASQGQIGDNLAISGYRTNFGNSNWLGSARNDIKGRSSLDDTKTMEIQPTYCGQDPEGVLHIDSKRQRDNREREQEIYINENGVEDDSIRESIARRERALDEDDRRRKEQARIRNNEFATRLREEARDITDKCDRANKESQELEQRLQRRLNGIFAATKRYVREFNILLGRKIRKFRRKIPKFERRIRELTDRAQDATRICREFIEEREYSQKASIYHHVGDVCKEKTQSLDMF
- a CDS encoding transposon-encoded TnpW family protein, with product MQKNNTETKTIKKIGKTTYEVVVHFNKNTTETMQDKLKRIMLREIESEKHQKNDKND